A single genomic interval of Oncorhynchus mykiss isolate Arlee chromosome 13, USDA_OmykA_1.1, whole genome shotgun sequence harbors:
- the LOC118938105 gene encoding keratin-associated protein 4-5-like, protein MQRTSQHLASRSDRCTCDRCACDRCTCDCYTCDRCACDRCTCDRYTCDRYACDRYACDRYTCDRCTCDRYTCDRYACDRYACDRYACDRCTCDRCTCDRYTCDRYTCDLCTCDRGTCDRCTCDRYTCDRCTCDRCTCDRGTCDRCTCDRYTCDRCTCDRCTCDCYTCDRCTCDRYTCDRCTCDR, encoded by the coding sequence ATGCAAAGGACCAGCCAACATTTGGCGAGCAGGAGTGACCGCTGCACCTGTGACCGCTGCGCCTGTGACCGCTGCACCTGTGACTGCTACACCTGTGACCGCTGCGCCTGTGACCGCTGCACCTGTGACCGCTACACCTGTGACCGCTACGCCTGTGACCGCTACGCCTGTGACCGCTACACCTGTGACCGCTGCACCTGTGACCGCTACACCTGTGACCGCTACGCCTGTGACCGCTACGCCTGTGACCGCTACGCCTGTGACCGCTGCACCTGTGACCGCTGCACCTGTGACCGCTACACCTGTGACCGCTACACCTGTGACCTCTGCACCTGTGACCGCGGCACCTGTGACCGCTGCACCTGTGACCGCTACACCTGTGACCGCTGCACCTGTGACCGCTGCACCTGTGACCGCGGCACCTGTGACCGCTGCACCTGTGACCGCTACACCTGTGACCGCTGCACCTGTGACCGCTGCACCTGTGACTGCTACACCTGTGACCGCTGCACCTGTGACCGCTACACCTGTGACCGCTGCACCTGTGACCGCTAG